The following coding sequences lie in one Pan paniscus chromosome X, NHGRI_mPanPan1-v2.0_pri, whole genome shotgun sequence genomic window:
- the TBX22 gene encoding T-box transcription factor TBX22 isoform X2, which yields MALSSRARAFSVEALVGRPSKRKLQDPIQAEQPELQEKKGGEEEEERRSSAAGKSEPLEKQPKTEPSTSASSGCGSDSGDGNSSESLEEKDIQMELQGSELWKRFHDIGTEMIITKAGRRMFPSVRVKVKGLDPGKQYHVAIDVVPVDSKRYRYVYHSSQWMVAGNTDHLCIIPRFYVHPDSPCSGETWMRQIISFDRMKLTNNEMDDKGHIILQSMHKYKPRVHVIEQGSSVDLSQIQSLPTEGVKTFSFKETEFTTVTAYQNQQITKLKIERNPFAKGFRDTGRNRGALDGLLETYPWRPSFTLDFKTFGADTQSGSSGSSPVTSSGGAPSPLNSLLSPLCFSPMFHSPTSSLGMPCPEAYLPNVNLPLCYKICPTNFWQQQPLVLPAPERLASSNSSQSLAPLMMEVPMLSSLGVTNSKSGSSEDSSDQYLQAPNSTNQMLYGLQSPGNIFLPNSITPEALSCSFHPSYDFYRYNFSRPSRLISGSNHLKVNDDSQVSFGEGKCNHVHWYPAINHYL from the exons ATGGCTCTGAGCTCTCGGGCGCGTGCCTTCTCCGTGGAAGCCTTGGTGGGGAGACCCAGCAAAAGAAAACTCCAAGACCCAATACAGGCGGAGCAGCCTGAGCTGCAGGAGAAAAAGGgcggagaggaagaggaggagagaaggagcagCGCTGCAGGGAAGAGCGAGCCGCTTG AAAAACAACCTAAGACAGAGCCCTCAACATCTGCTTCCTCTGGCTGCGGCAGCGACAGCGGCGACGGCAACAGCTCTGAAAGTCTGGAAGAGAAAGATATTCAAATGGAGCTTCAAGGATCTGAACTGTGGAAGAGATTCCATGACATCGGGACTGAGATGATCATTACTAAAGCGGGCAG gCGGATGTTCCCCTCTGTTCGGGTCAAGGTGAAAGGGTTGGATCCAGGGAAGCAGTACCATGTGGCCATCGATGTGGTGCCGGTGGATTCCAAACGCTATAG GTACGTGTATCACAGCTCACAGTGGATGGTAGCCGGGAATACAGACCATTTGTGCATCATTCCTAGATTCTATGTTCACCCGGACTCACCCTGCTCAGGAGAGACCTGGATGCGGCAGATCATCAGCTTTGATCGCATGAAACTCACCAACAATGAGATGGATGACAAAGGCCAC ATCATTCTGCAATCCATGCATAAGTACAAACCCCGAGTGCACGTGATAGAGCAAGGCAGCAGTGTTGACCTGTCCCAGATTCAGTCCTTGCCCACTGAAGGTGTTAAAACATTCTCCTTTAAAGAAACTGAGTTCACCACAGTAACGGCTTACCAAAACCAACAG ATTacgaaactaaaaatagaaagaaatcctTTTGCTAAAGGATTTAGAGATACTGGAAGAAACAG GGGTGCATTGGATGGGCTTTTAGAGACCTACCCGTGGAGGCCTTCTTTCACTCTTGATTTTAAAACCTTTGGCGCAGACACACAAA GTGGAAGCAGTGGCTCATCTCCAGTGACCTCTAGTGGAGGGGCCCCCTCTCCTTTGAACTCCTTACTTTCTCCACTTTGCTTTTCACCTATGTTTCATTCACCTACAAGCTCCCTTGGAATGCCCTGTCCAGAGGCATACTTGCCCAATGTCAACCTGCCTCTATGCTACAAGAtttgtccaactaatttttggcAACAGCAACCTCTTGTTTTACCGGCTCCTGAAAGACTAGCAAGCAGCAACAGTTCTCAGTCTTTAGCCCCACTCATGATGGAAGTGCCTATGTTATCTTCCCTGGGGGTCACCAATTCAAAAAGTGGTTCATCTGAAGACTCCAGTGATCAGTATCTACAAGCACCTAATTCTACCAATCAAATGTTATATGGATTACAGTCACCTGGAAATATTTTTCTGCCAAACTCCATCACCCCAGAAGCACTTAGTTGCTCCTTTCATCCTTCCTATGACTTTTATAGATACAATTTCTCTAGGCCATCTAGACTGATAAGTGGTTCCAACCATCTTAAAGTGAATGACGACAGTCAAGTTTCTTTTGGAGAAGGCAAATGTAATCATGTTCATTGGTATCCAGCAATTAACCATTACCTTTAG
- the TBX22 gene encoding T-box transcription factor TBX22 isoform X1, producing MALSSRARAFSVEALVGRPSKRKLQDPIQAEQPELQEKKGGEEEEERRSSAAGKSEPLAEKQPKTEPSTSASSGCGSDSGDGNSSESLEEKDIQMELQGSELWKRFHDIGTEMIITKAGRRMFPSVRVKVKGLDPGKQYHVAIDVVPVDSKRYRYVYHSSQWMVAGNTDHLCIIPRFYVHPDSPCSGETWMRQIISFDRMKLTNNEMDDKGHIILQSMHKYKPRVHVIEQGSSVDLSQIQSLPTEGVKTFSFKETEFTTVTAYQNQQITKLKIERNPFAKGFRDTGRNRGALDGLLETYPWRPSFTLDFKTFGADTQSGSSGSSPVTSSGGAPSPLNSLLSPLCFSPMFHSPTSSLGMPCPEAYLPNVNLPLCYKICPTNFWQQQPLVLPAPERLASSNSSQSLAPLMMEVPMLSSLGVTNSKSGSSEDSSDQYLQAPNSTNQMLYGLQSPGNIFLPNSITPEALSCSFHPSYDFYRYNFSRPSRLISGSNHLKVNDDSQVSFGEGKCNHVHWYPAINHYL from the exons ATGGCTCTGAGCTCTCGGGCGCGTGCCTTCTCCGTGGAAGCCTTGGTGGGGAGACCCAGCAAAAGAAAACTCCAAGACCCAATACAGGCGGAGCAGCCTGAGCTGCAGGAGAAAAAGGgcggagaggaagaggaggagagaaggagcagCGCTGCAGGGAAGAGCGAGCCGCTTG CAGAAAAACAACCTAAGACAGAGCCCTCAACATCTGCTTCCTCTGGCTGCGGCAGCGACAGCGGCGACGGCAACAGCTCTGAAAGTCTGGAAGAGAAAGATATTCAAATGGAGCTTCAAGGATCTGAACTGTGGAAGAGATTCCATGACATCGGGACTGAGATGATCATTACTAAAGCGGGCAG gCGGATGTTCCCCTCTGTTCGGGTCAAGGTGAAAGGGTTGGATCCAGGGAAGCAGTACCATGTGGCCATCGATGTGGTGCCGGTGGATTCCAAACGCTATAG GTACGTGTATCACAGCTCACAGTGGATGGTAGCCGGGAATACAGACCATTTGTGCATCATTCCTAGATTCTATGTTCACCCGGACTCACCCTGCTCAGGAGAGACCTGGATGCGGCAGATCATCAGCTTTGATCGCATGAAACTCACCAACAATGAGATGGATGACAAAGGCCAC ATCATTCTGCAATCCATGCATAAGTACAAACCCCGAGTGCACGTGATAGAGCAAGGCAGCAGTGTTGACCTGTCCCAGATTCAGTCCTTGCCCACTGAAGGTGTTAAAACATTCTCCTTTAAAGAAACTGAGTTCACCACAGTAACGGCTTACCAAAACCAACAG ATTacgaaactaaaaatagaaagaaatcctTTTGCTAAAGGATTTAGAGATACTGGAAGAAACAG GGGTGCATTGGATGGGCTTTTAGAGACCTACCCGTGGAGGCCTTCTTTCACTCTTGATTTTAAAACCTTTGGCGCAGACACACAAA GTGGAAGCAGTGGCTCATCTCCAGTGACCTCTAGTGGAGGGGCCCCCTCTCCTTTGAACTCCTTACTTTCTCCACTTTGCTTTTCACCTATGTTTCATTCACCTACAAGCTCCCTTGGAATGCCCTGTCCAGAGGCATACTTGCCCAATGTCAACCTGCCTCTATGCTACAAGAtttgtccaactaatttttggcAACAGCAACCTCTTGTTTTACCGGCTCCTGAAAGACTAGCAAGCAGCAACAGTTCTCAGTCTTTAGCCCCACTCATGATGGAAGTGCCTATGTTATCTTCCCTGGGGGTCACCAATTCAAAAAGTGGTTCATCTGAAGACTCCAGTGATCAGTATCTACAAGCACCTAATTCTACCAATCAAATGTTATATGGATTACAGTCACCTGGAAATATTTTTCTGCCAAACTCCATCACCCCAGAAGCACTTAGTTGCTCCTTTCATCCTTCCTATGACTTTTATAGATACAATTTCTCTAGGCCATCTAGACTGATAAGTGGTTCCAACCATCTTAAAGTGAATGACGACAGTCAAGTTTCTTTTGGAGAAGGCAAATGTAATCATGTTCATTGGTATCCAGCAATTAACCATTACCTTTAG